One Catharus ustulatus isolate bCatUst1 chromosome 2, bCatUst1.pri.v2, whole genome shotgun sequence genomic window carries:
- the MRPL30 gene encoding 39S ribosomal protein L30, mitochondrial, with protein sequence MAAAAGRAGLGLTSTGKVLGKRMEGMASPMWIRCLFTRSRIPDSVFQPRPEDHEKYGGDPEEPHKIHVVTRIKSVVGRPYWEKKIIRDLGLDKAHQPRLHKNIPSVNSRLKVVKHLIRIQPLKLPHGLPTEEEVSSTFLTTRGELVIKKRLKPVEQKEIKS encoded by the exons ATGGCGGCCGCGGCGGGCCGCGCGGGCCTGGGCCTTACAAGCACCGGGAAG GTGCTGGGGAagaggatggaggggatggCGTCCCCGATGTGGATTCGTTGTCTCTTTACCAGGTCGAGAATTCCAGACTCG GTGTTTCAGCCACGGCCTGAAGATCATGAAAAGTATGGAGGTGACCCTGAGGAGCCCCACAAAATCCATGTTGTTACTAGAATAAAAAGTGTCGTTGGTCGTCCATATTGGGAAAAGAAGATAATACGTGATCTGGGACTGGATAAA GCGCATCAGCCACGACTGCACAAAAATATCCCTTCTGTGAATTCCAGACTGAAAGTTGTTAAGCATCTGATAAG AATACAGCCACTGAAACTACCCCACGGGCTGCCAACAGAAGAGGAAGTGTCCAGCACCTTTCTGACAACCAGGGGAGAGCTTGTCATTAAAAAGCGCCTGAAACCTGtggagcagaaagaaattaagtcATAA